The Streptomyces sp. NBC_00162 sequence CATGGGCGCCCTCGCCCTCACCGGCCAGCCGAAGAAGCAGGACCCCTTCCTGCCGCTGCCCGGCGACGTCACGCACGTTCCGTACGGCGACGTGGAGGCGCTGCGCGCCGCCGTCACCGAGCGGACCGCACTCGTCGTCATCGAACCCGTGCAGGGCGAGAACGGCGTCGTCGTCCCGCCCGCCGGATACCTGACGGCCGCCCGCGAGATCACCCGCGCCACCGGCACCCTGCTCGTCCTCGACGAGGTGCAGACCGGCATCGGCCGGTGCGGCCAGTGGTTCGAGCACCAGGCGCACGAGGGCGTCGAGCCGGACCTCGTCGCGCTCGCGAAGGGGCTGGGCGGCGGTCTGCCCATCGGCGCCGTGGTCGCCTTCGGAGCCGCCGCCGACCTGCTCCAGCCGGGCCAGCACGGCACCACCTTCGGAGGGAACCCGGTCGCCTGCGCCGCCGGACTCGCCGTCATCGACACCATCGCCGCCGAGGGCCTGCTCGAGCAGGTCAAGGCGCGCGGCGAGCGGCTGCGCTCCGGAATCGAGGCTTCCGCGCACCCGCTGGTCTCCCACGTCCGTGGTGCGGGCCTTCTGCTGGGTATCGTGCTGACCGAGCCCCTCGCGCCTCAGGTGCAGCAGGCGGCTCAGGATGCCGGTTACCTGGTCAACGCGCCCGCCCCCGACGTCGTACGGCTCATGCCGCCGTACGTACTCTCCGAGGCCGAGGCGGACGCGTTCCTCCGGGACCTGCCCGGCATCCTCGACGCGGCCAACGGGGACGGATCCGGGGAATGAGACGACGATGAGTCAGGCGCAGGACAACGAGCAAGGCGGGCAGGCCGTCCCGCAGACCCGCACCGCCCGCCACCGCCGGATCGTGGACATCCTCAACCGGCAGCCGGTCCGCTCGCAGAGCCAGCTGGCCAAGCTGCTCGCCGACGACGGGCTGAGCGTCACCCAGGCGACGCTCTCCCGCGACCTCGACGAGCTGGGCGCGGTGAAGATCCGCAACACCGGCGGCGAGCTGATCTACGCGGTGCCCAGCGAGGGCGGGTTCCGCACCCCGCAGGCCCCGCTCGGCGAGTCGGCGAAGGAGGAGCGCATGCGGCGCCTCTCCGGCGAACTGCTGATCTCGGCGGAGGCCTCCGCGAACCTCGTGGTCCTGCGCACCCCGCCGGGTGCGGCGCAGTTCCTCGCCTCCGCGATCGACCAGGCCGAACTCCGGGAGATCCTGGGCACGATCGCGGGCGACGACACCCTGATGCTGATCAGCCGCGACCCGGCGGGCGGCCAGGCCCTGGCCGACCACCTCCTGCGCCTCGCGCAGAAGGAGGGCTAGCCCCGGACACCCCCTAGTACCGGGTCACGGCCAGGGCCCCGGACTCGGTGCCGATCGCGATGTGGGGGTGGCGGCGCGGGTTCGCCCAGCGCAGGATCTCCCGCATGGTCCGCTCCGGTACGGACACGCAACCGGCCGTCGCGCCCTTGCCGTTGACGTGCAGGAAGATCCCGGCGCCCCGGCCGCGCACCGGCTCGGCGTAGTTGAAGCCGATGACCAGGGCGTGCGCGTACTGCTTCTCGTACGTCACCAGGTGCTCCGCCTCGCCCGGCGCGCAGTGCGCGGGCAGCGGCTCCACCCAGCGGTTGTAGGCGGCGGACGCGTTGTCCTGGCACCACCACGAGCTGCCGGTCACCCGCCGGTAGCGGTACTCCGTACCCGCCGGCGCGTGCCGGATCCCGAAGGCGTACGGCAGGTCGTACAGCCCCGCCGGGGTGGTGTTCGTGCCCTGGGTCCGGGTCGCGCCCTCGGTGAGGCCGTTCGCCCCGAAGCGGGCGTCCGCGCTCCCGGCCTCGTACCAGCGCCCCGCCCGCCGGTCCCACCAGGTCAGCCGCCCGGTCGTGGAGCCGGGGGCGGGTGCGACGGCGGTGATCAGCTGGCTTCCGCCGCCGGTGTCGGCGAGCCGGGCGGGCAGCGGGGCGTGACTCTGGAAGCTCTGCGGGAGCAGGGTGGTGACGATCAGTGAGCCCGTGACGAGAGCGGTACGCAGCACATGTCAGACGGTACGGGCCGGAAGGGGCAGAGGCAGCGCAGGCAGGCCGTCGAGGCTCGTCCCGATGAAATCCTTCTTCTCGCAGTACTCGGCGAACTCCTCGTCCGTCTTGCGGCCGAAGTACTCCGCGTGGAGGGTGCGCTCGGCCTCGTACTCCATGAAGGGGACGGCGTACCCGCACGTGTCGGCGATCCGGCGGGCGTGAACGAGGATGATCGCCCGCGCGGAGGGGCCGTCGGCCTCGCCGAACAGGGCGATCAGCTCGCCCCAGCGCGGGTCGTCGCGGAAGACCGCCTCGCCCTCGCCGTGCACGCGCACGATGTTGGGCGGTCCGCTGAACGCGCACCACATGAGGGTGATGCGGCCGTTCTCGCGGACGTGGGCGATGGTCTCGGCGCCGCTGCCGCCGAAGTCGAGGTACGCGAGGGTCTGCTCGTCGATGACGACGAGGGTCCCGGCGCGGCCCTTGGGGGACAGGTTGACGTGGCCGTCACCCGCGAGCGGGGCGGTGGCAGTGAAGAAGACAGGCTGCTCCTCGATGAACTTGCGCAGC is a genomic window containing:
- a CDS encoding arginine repressor, producing the protein MSQAQDNEQGGQAVPQTRTARHRRIVDILNRQPVRSQSQLAKLLADDGLSVTQATLSRDLDELGAVKIRNTGGELIYAVPSEGGFRTPQAPLGESAKEERMRRLSGELLISAEASANLVVLRTPPGAAQFLASAIDQAELREILGTIAGDDTLMLISRDPAGGQALADHLLRLAQKEG
- a CDS encoding pyridoxamine 5'-phosphate oxidase family protein, with protein sequence MGKQYERIDGRLRKFIEEQPVFFTATAPLAGDGHVNLSPKGRAGTLVVIDEQTLAYLDFGGSGAETIAHVRENGRITLMWCAFSGPPNIVRVHGEGEAVFRDDPRWGELIALFGEADGPSARAIILVHARRIADTCGYAVPFMEYEAERTLHAEYFGRKTDEEFAEYCEKKDFIGTSLDGLPALPLPLPARTV
- a CDS encoding acetylornithine transaminase, giving the protein MTTGNEEYRTRWQGALTNNYGTPALALVRGEGAQVWDADGKQYTDFVGGIAVNALGHAHPAVVAAVTGQIQTLGHVSNLYASEPVIALGERLLQLFGRPGKVFFCNSGAEAVEAAFKIGRLTGRTHMVATTGGFHGRTMGALALTGQPKKQDPFLPLPGDVTHVPYGDVEALRAAVTERTALVVIEPVQGENGVVVPPAGYLTAAREITRATGTLLVLDEVQTGIGRCGQWFEHQAHEGVEPDLVALAKGLGGGLPIGAVVAFGAAADLLQPGQHGTTFGGNPVACAAGLAVIDTIAAEGLLEQVKARGERLRSGIEASAHPLVSHVRGAGLLLGIVLTEPLAPQVQQAAQDAGYLVNAPAPDVVRLMPPYVLSEAEADAFLRDLPGILDAANGDGSGE
- a CDS encoding L,D-transpeptidase family protein — translated: MRTALVTGSLIVTTLLPQSFQSHAPLPARLADTGGGSQLITAVAPAPGSTTGRLTWWDRRAGRWYEAGSADARFGANGLTEGATRTQGTNTTPAGLYDLPYAFGIRHAPAGTEYRYRRVTGSSWWCQDNASAAYNRWVEPLPAHCAPGEAEHLVTYEKQYAHALVIGFNYAEPVRGRGAGIFLHVNGKGATAGCVSVPERTMREILRWANPRRHPHIAIGTESGALAVTRY